Sequence from the Bubalus kerabau isolate K-KA32 ecotype Philippines breed swamp buffalo chromosome 17, PCC_UOA_SB_1v2, whole genome shotgun sequence genome:
TCCCCAGAAATCCTCACCCTGGCCATAGCTGTAATTACACAATGAAGTAATGCAGTGTGGTTTCATTTTTGAGGGAGTTTCCCTTCCATTTGTATTTTGAGACAAAATTCCCAtagcataaaattcaccattttagcCATCCACTAAGTTTTAAACTTTAGATATGCCACATGTAGGAAACATTTTCAGTGGTAGATGTGCTCAGTTTAAAGAATAACCAAAAACACCTGTGGGACTCCCGACACTGAAACTTGCCCTGAGCAAGGGTCAGCTGGCTTGCCCTCCACTGGATGCACTGGGTCCGCAGGGCCTTTGTTTcctaaataaattaacaaataagtGAGTGACATGCAGAGATGGGGGGAGCTGCAGACACAAGCCAGGACTCCCCATTTGTGCAGCAGTTCCAGGAACCAGAGACACAAGTCTCTGGGAACATGGGCTGGGACCATGAGACTCGGGGTGTCCAGGGCCCTGATGGGGAAAGGGGGCAGTCACCCCTCTAGTCCCTGCAGCACCTCCGCCTTCATGGACCCCTCCCCTGGACCTCAGGGTCCTCCCCTTTAAAAGGGCCGCTGCCCAGGTGACTCTACCAGTGCCCCCCTTAATTTTTAcattgcttgctttctttttaatggtggGAGGGGCTTCCCCTGGAAGCCCAGggggttaagactgtgcttccaatgctgggggcacGGGTGTCATTCTTGGTTGGGGAACACTTgccacacagtcaaaaattaaacaaaataaaaataatttaaaaaataaaattgtggcaaaatatacataacCTAAAACTTACCATCCtgaccattttaaagtatacaattaagAGGCATTTTGTATATTCCTAATATTGTGCACCAGCACTATATTCCAAACACTTCCATCTCCCCAGACGGAAACTCCGTGCCCCTCTTCAGTCTcctccgccccaccccaccccacccggcCCCAGCCCGCTCCGTCTCGGTGGACGGTCCATGTAAAGGGACTCCTGCGCGGTGCTCTGTGACTCCGCAGCATTCACGGCGAGGTGCGTCCGCGCTCCTTTCCTTTTCGTGGCCGAATACTACACCTCGTGGGTACCCCAGCCTTTCTTTCTAAGACCCCTAGGCGGCGGGGTTCAGCTAGTGAGTCTCAGGCGTGGGTAAACTGCATTCAGGGAGGCAATCAGACCTGAGGGAtcgcggggcgggggtggggggtgcagctTTGCCTCAGGACCCCATCCCGACCCCTCAGGGGCTGACCGTACCCTCCGGGGGACTTCAGAGCCTCAGTCTCCGTCCAGGCTGCGGGAGGGTCACAGTGGGAGTCTAGGGGGTGAGTGCATGGACCCCGGACATGCAGAGAAGCCCCCTCCGAGCCTAATCGCACTCCCTGGGCCCTCGGTCCACTCCAGGACATGGCAGCTGGGAGGCCCGCGTTGGGCCGCGTCCTCCCCGGATCTTCCATGCTCTTCCTGTGCGACATGCAGGAGAAGTTCCGCCACGTCGTGTACTTCCGCCAGATCGTCTCTGTGGCTGCGCGCATGCTCAAGGTACAGCCCTGCTCCCTCGGACCCAGGTCCAGACCCCATGCCTCTTCCCTCAGACCAGGAGTCCAGGCCGCAGCCCCTTTTGGGCTCAGACCTGCGCTCCTCCGCCCCCATGCCAGGTGGCCCGGCTGCTGAGTGTGCCGACAGTGCTGACTGAGCAGTACCCACAGGGCCTGGGCCCCACGGTGCCCGAGCTGGGCGCCCAGGGCCTCCAGCCACACTCCAAGACCTGCTTCAGCATGGTGCCGGTGGTGCAGCAGGAGCTGGACGCACGGCCCCAGCTGCGCTCTGTGCTCCTCTGTGGCTTGGAGACACAAGCCTGCATCTTGGTGAGACCCCCACTGACCCTTGGGACCTCCTTTCCACCTGGGACCTCCCCAACCTGAAAACCCAGAACCCTGGACACTGCTTCCTGACCCGTGGCTCCCCTCCTGAACCTGGGACCTTCACCTCCACTCAGGACCCCTGGGCTTTCGTCCTGCCAAGGATACCGCTATAATCCCCACCCCTCCTGCCCTGGACCGCCCTCAGCCCCACCCTGGCCCCCGTCATTCCTGGCTGGGGTGGTCCTGACATCTCTCCGCCCCCAGCAAACGGCCCTGGACCTCCTGGATCGTGGGCTGCAGGTCCACGTGGTGGTGGATGCCTGTACCTCCCGGAGGTGAGCTCTTCTCAGGGGTGAGGTGCGTGTGGGTTGGGTTTGGGGCACCCAGGGAGAACCCGGGGGT
This genomic interval carries:
- the ISOC2 gene encoding isochorismatase domain-containing protein 2 isoform X1; translated protein: MAAGRPALGRVLPGSSMLFLCDMQEKFRHVVYFRQIVSVAARMLKVARLLSVPTVLTEQYPQGLGPTVPELGAQGLQPHSKTCFSMVPVVQQELDARPQLRSVLLCGLETQACILQTALDLLDRGLQVHVVVDACTSRRSRSSSRSPAPTAGCWAFSKTRTPSSADLATLRCAETPSSPVLGTLAGVLSPPVAGSREWCSPPGEPPPREGGGCRLPIGPQLPEM
- the ISOC2 gene encoding isochorismatase domain-containing protein 2 isoform X2, yielding MAAGRPALGRVLPGSSMLFLCDMQEKFRHVVYFRQIVSVAARMLKVARLLSVPTVLTEQYPQGLGPTVPELGAQGLQPHSKTCFSMVPVVQQELDARPQLRSVLLCGLETQACILQTALDLLDRGLQVHVVVDACTSRSQVDRLVALSRLRQSGAFLSTSEGLILQLVGDAAHPQFKEIQKLIKEPSPDSGLLGLFQDQNPLFR